The Argentina anserina chromosome 3, drPotAnse1.1, whole genome shotgun sequence genome includes a region encoding these proteins:
- the LOC126786538 gene encoding LOB domain-containing protein 12-like, with amino-acid sequence MKVLSGEMGGTSPCASCKLLRRRCAKDCIFAPYFPSDDPHKFAIVHKVFGASNVISKMLQELPLHQRGDAVSSLLYEANARVRDPVYGCVGAISFLQNQVSNLQMQLAVAQAEILCIQMQQEPVAATLPASQMLDHHQYQDDDQKSLLLSKSHDFNNIPQYPSSFGSSSNVIQDPLKRESLWT; translated from the exons GGTGAAATGGGAGGAACTTCACCATGTGCTTCATGCAAGTTGTTGAGGCGCCGCTGCGCCAAGGATTGCATCTTTGCTCCTTACTTCCCTTCCGATGACCCTCACAAGTTTGCCATTGTTCACAAGGTCTTTGGTGCCAGCAATGTCATCAGCAAAATGTTGCag GAGCTTCCACTTCATCAAAGAGGGGATGCTGTGAGCAGCTTGCTATATGAAGCAAATGCAAGAGTGAGAGACCCTGTCTACGGCTGCGTCGGTGCCATATCTTTCCTGCAGAATCAAGTGTCCAATCTACAAATGCAGCTCGCGGTGGCTCAGGCTGAAATACTCTGCATTCAGATGCAACAGGAGCCAGTTGCAGCGACCTTACCGGCATCCCAGATGCTAGATCACCACCAATATCAAGATGACGATCAGAAATCCCTTCTGTTATCCAAAAGTCACGACTTCAACAACATTCCACAGTACCCGAGTAGCTTTGGTTCTTCCAGCAATGTAATCCAAGACCCTCTTAAGAGAGAGTCTCTATGGACTTGA
- the LOC126787515 gene encoding putative pentatricopeptide repeat-containing protein At1g12700, mitochondrial: MMHRCYFRCFSSSVGSAVPKIKDVEHGYKVFDQMLQGVLTVPSGRLPPVVRLTQVMSHLMRLKHYSAVITMSRRMLLSGIRPDTYTLNMMINCFCRLNRMEFTMSVVGHFVKSGLQPDVTTYNTLINGFVLTNRIPEAVSIFNNMLKGSHCVPDVVTYNTLIKGLCRSGENNAAVQLLRKMGERADTVSYSTIIDSFCKNFLLDHAHNLFSEMISRGIVPNVVTYNSLVQGVCSIGQWDEAERLLKEMLSMNICPDIVTYSVLIDGFCKEGRVVCAKDVVEMMIKKGTEPDVITYSSLMDGYCLRGEMEEARKVFDLMLRKGIMVNVHACNILINGYCKHKNVYQAKLVLDEMVHLKLVPDKVTFNTLIDGFYKAGRMQEAGELFSEMVSCGQHPDEKTFAIVFDGLCNNNQLASAVDVLRDMEKYKLQPDIVLYTVIIEGLCKGGKLESAIDIFTNLSSKGLQPNVWAYSVMIDGLCNGGLLLEAEKLFREMGTKGCPPNGCTYNTLIRGFIKNNDISKGVGLIEEMTEMGFPADASTTELVINLLSEEKVHPALLSFF; the protein is encoded by the coding sequence ATGATGCACCGGTGTTATTTTCGGTGTTTTAGCAGCTCGGTCGGGTCCGCTGTGCCCAAAATAAAAGATGTTGAACACGGCTACAAGGTGTTCGACCAAATGCTTCAAGGTGTTTTGACAGTTCCGTCGGGTCGTCTGCCTCCGGTTGTGAGATTGACTCAGGTGATGAGTCACCTTATGAGATTGAAGCACTATTCCGCTGTCATCACCATGAGTAGACGCATGCTTCTCTCCGGAATCCGTCCGGATACGTATACTCTAAACATGATGATTAATTGCTTTTGCCGTCTAAATCGAATGGAGTTTACCATGTCTGTTGTGGGACACTTCGTCAAATCGGGTCTTCAACCAGACGTCACCACATACAACACTCTAATCAACGGCTTTGTTCTGACCAATAGAATTCCAGAGGCCGTATCTATTTTCAACAACATGTTGAAGGGAAGTCATTGTGTGCCTGATGTGGTTACGTACAACACACTGATCAAGGGACTTTGCAGGAGCGGTGAAAACAATGCAGCTGTTCAATTGCTCAGGAAGATGGGAGAAAGAGCCGACACAGTTTCTTATAGCACGATCATCGACAGTTTCTGCAAGAACTTTCTACTTGATCATGCACATAACCTTTTTTCTGAAATGATCAGTAGGGGCATTGTGCCAAATGTTGTTACTTACAACTCTTTAGTTCAAGGAGTTTGCAGCATTGGTCAGTGGGACGAAGCTGAAAGGCTGTTGAAAGAAATGTTGAGTATGAATATCTGTCCTGATATAGTCACCTACAGTGTGTTAATTGACGGATTTTGTAAGGAGGGCAGGGTGGTGTGCGCCAAAGATGTGGTTGAAATGATGATAAAAAAGGGTACTGAGCCTGATGTGATTACCTACAGTTCACTGATGGATGGTTATTGCCTGCGAGGTGAAATGGAGGAAGCGAGAAAAGTGTTTGATCTAATGCTCAGAAAAGGCATCATGGTCAATGTTCATGCTTGCAACATACTGATAAATGGATACTGTAAACATAAAAACGTTTATCAGGCCAAGCTGGTTCTTGATGAAATGGTTCATTTGAAACTTGTTCCGGATAAAGTTACTTTCAATACTCTAATTGACGGTTTTTATAAAGCCGGGAGAATGCAAGAAGCAGGAGAGTTATTCTCTGAGATGGTAAGTTGTGGGCAACATCCAGATGAGAAAACTTTTGCCATTGTGTTTGATGGCCTATGCAACAACAACCAACTTGCATCGGCAGTGGATGTGCTTAGAGATATGGAAAAGTACAAGTTGCAACCAGATATTGTATTGTACACCGTCATCATTGAAGGTTTGTGCAAAGGTGGAAAACTTGAATCCGCAATAGATATCTTCACTAATTTGTCATCAAAAGGACTTCAGCCTAATGTGTGGGCATATTCTGTGATGATTGATGGACTTTGTAACGGAGGCCTATTGCTTGAAGCAGAAAAGTTATTCAGAGAAATGGGAACAAAAGGATGTCCTCCAAATGGTTGTACCTATAACACCCTTATTCGAGGATTTATCAAGAACAACGATATATCCAAGGGTGTGGGACTTATTGAAGAGATGACAGAGATGGGGTTCCCTGCAGATGCATCAACTACTGAATTGGTGATCAATTTGTTGTCTGAAGAAAAAGTACACCCAGCTCTGTTGTCATTTTTTTAA
- the LOC126787516 gene encoding protein CHUP1, chloroplastic-like: protein MVARRVLELYRSVTRKDPHMENKANPAGVHVFSLTKNMIGEIENRSSYVLAVTRLLLLTGASLPFSCSSSSGWSLLLLEHAGKIARRCGCSKNIADVEAFVNWLDLQLSSLVDERAVLKHFPQWPERKADILREAACNYRDLRNLKSEVSSFEDNMKEPLLLALRRIEALQDRLERSLSSTERTRDVTSKKYRDFQIPWEWMLDTGLIGQMKVSSLRLAKEFIKRLSKCRTYCSKESDLLSKCTR from the exons ATGGTTGCTCGCAGAG TACTTGAGCTCTACCGATCAGTTACAAGGAAAGATCCACACATGGAGAACAAAGCCAACCCCGCAGGAGTTCATGTTTTTTCTCTCACCAAGAACATGATTGGAGAAATCGAAAATCGTTCATCTTATGTTTTAGCAGTAA ctcgcctcctcctgctcACCGGTGCGAGCCTCCCCTTCTCCTgctcgagctcctccggctggtccctcctcctgctcgagcaCGCCGGCAAAATTGCTCGCCGCTGCGGATGCTCTAAGAACATTGCCGATGTAGAAGCATTTGTGAATTGGCTGGATCTGCAGCTGTCCTCCTTGGTTGATGAAAGAGCAGTTTTGAAACATTTTCCGCAGTGGCCAGAACGAAAAGCCGACATTCTGCGAGAAGCTGCCTGCAACTACAGAGACCTCAGAAACCTCAAATCCGAAGTCTCATCATTCGAAGACAACATGAAGGAGCCACTGCTCTTGGCTCTTCGAAGAATAGAGGCATTACAAGACAG ATTGGAGAGAAGTCTTAGCAGCACAGAGAGAACAAGGGATGTTACCAGCAAGAAATACAGGGATTTTCAGATCCCATGGGAATGGATGTTAGACACAGGGTTGATCGGACAG ATGAAAGTAAGTTCTCTAAGGCTCGCCAAGGAGTTCATAAAGAGATTATCAAAGTGCAGAACCTACTGCTCCAAGGAGTCCGATTTGCTTTCTAAGTGCACCAGGTAA